From one bacterium genomic stretch:
- a CDS encoding SRPBCC domain-containing protein, protein MVTGTSEQAIHTLEITKEEEIAAPIEMVFETLLEQLGPLNEAGKGSPLPMKLEPWPGGRWYRDLGDHTGHLWGHVQVIKPPTLLEICGPLFMSYPAISHVQYRLTAEGGVTRLKFAHRAIGQIPPDHRDGASQGWSYILTKVREGAERRNVALRGNR, encoded by the coding sequence ATGGTGACGGGCACGTCAGAGCAAGCCATTCACACGCTCGAGATCACGAAGGAAGAGGAGATCGCAGCGCCGATCGAGATGGTGTTTGAGACGCTCCTGGAGCAGCTCGGGCCACTCAACGAGGCGGGGAAGGGGTCGCCGCTCCCCATGAAGCTCGAGCCGTGGCCGGGTGGTCGCTGGTACAGGGATCTCGGAGACCATACGGGCCATCTGTGGGGGCATGTGCAGGTTATCAAACCGCCCACGCTCCTGGAGATCTGCGGGCCGCTGTTCATGTCGTACCCGGCGATCTCGCACGTGCAATACCGGCTGACGGCGGAAGGCGGCGTGACCCGCCTCAAGTTTGCACACCGGGCGATCGGGCAGATCCCCCCCGACCATCGAGATGGCGCAAGCCAAGGATGGAGCTACATCCTCACCAAGGTTCGGGAAGGTGCGGAGCGTCGAAACGTCGCACTCCGCGGAAACCGGTAG
- a CDS encoding DUF899 family protein — translation MTDHKTGTREEWLAARLELLEAEKALTRRSDELAR, via the coding sequence ATGACCGATCATAAGACCGGAACACGTGAAGAGTGGCTTGCGGCCCGGCTGGAGCTGCTCGAGGCCGAGAAGGCGCTGACGCGGCGTAGCGACGAACTGGCGCGGTG